One window of Mesorhizobium sp. WSM4904 genomic DNA carries:
- a CDS encoding 2TM domain-containing protein, giving the protein MQTSSDRQHGFQIHAFVFAVGIVAITALNLYLGKPYWFYWSLLGWGIGIVAHWWFVLGPGAKPDS; this is encoded by the coding sequence ATGCAAACAAGTTCCGATCGACAGCATGGATTTCAAATCCACGCCTTTGTCTTCGCCGTCGGCATCGTGGCGATAACGGCGCTCAACCTCTATCTGGGGAAGCCCTACTGGTTCTACTGGTCACTGTTGGGATGGGGTATCGGCATCGTCGCGCACTGGTGGTTCGTGCTCGGCCCCGGCGCGAAGCCGGATAGCTGA
- a CDS encoding AraC family transcriptional regulator, whose amino-acid sequence MTLSVQDDKKQGSYSLAGTATWTGLHVEHRHIGPGAYQCDRPACVEFAYILSGRSAVRRQADGPLQEGLALPGTSWLVPAGANETLLEFDGDSECLIVYLPSSLIEDSALADYDIDPACAEVVYAGGFADPTLSQIGMAIHGLVGRPQQPVDRLFADGLRRALAAHLIGRYTTDRWKQPSRQPTLEPRRLQRVMSFIEARLGENLSLDDLAGEACLSPFHFSRLFQQATGSSPHRYLTERRIESAKRMIRDNRASMVEIALDTGFGSQANFSRIFRKTTGLCPTEYRDLQRAGSAFLVPAKSKFGQ is encoded by the coding sequence ATGACGCTATCGGTCCAGGACGACAAGAAACAGGGCAGCTACAGCCTCGCCGGCACGGCGACATGGACTGGCCTGCATGTCGAACACCGGCATATCGGACCTGGCGCCTATCAGTGCGATCGGCCGGCCTGTGTCGAATTCGCCTACATTCTGTCGGGTCGATCGGCTGTGCGAAGGCAGGCTGACGGACCGCTTCAAGAGGGCCTGGCGTTACCAGGCACGAGCTGGCTGGTGCCTGCCGGCGCGAACGAAACCCTGCTCGAATTCGACGGCGACAGTGAGTGCCTGATCGTCTACCTGCCTTCCAGCCTGATCGAGGACAGTGCCCTGGCCGACTATGATATCGACCCGGCATGCGCGGAAGTCGTCTACGCCGGCGGCTTTGCCGATCCGACGCTGTCCCAGATCGGAATGGCGATCCACGGCCTGGTCGGCCGGCCGCAGCAGCCGGTTGACCGGCTCTTTGCCGACGGTTTGCGAAGGGCGCTCGCGGCGCATCTGATCGGGCGCTACACGACCGACCGCTGGAAGCAGCCGTCCCGCCAGCCGACCCTCGAGCCGCGCCGCCTGCAGCGCGTGATGAGTTTTATCGAGGCGCGCCTGGGCGAGAATCTGTCGCTCGACGACCTCGCCGGCGAGGCCTGCCTCAGCCCGTTTCATTTCTCCCGTCTGTTCCAGCAGGCGACAGGCAGTTCCCCGCACCGCTATCTGACCGAGCGCCGCATCGAATCCGCCAAGCGCATGATCCGCGACAATCGTGCGTCGATGGTCGAGATAGCGCTCGATACAGGATTTGGGTCGCAGGCCAATTTCTCCAGGATCTTCCGCAAGACCACAGGCCTCTGCCCCACGGAATACCGCGACCTGCAGCGCGCCGGTTCGGCATTCCTGGTTCCGGCCAAAAGCAAGTTTGGCCAATAA
- the rplI gene encoding 50S ribosomal protein L9: MEVILLERISRLGQMGDTVKVRDGFARNFLLPQGKALRANEANKKKFEGQRAQLEARNLERKSEASQVAEKLDGKSFIVVRSAGETGQLYGSVSTRDIAELLTAEGFSVSRNQIELNQPIKTIGLSNVAIALHPEVEVTVTLNVARSAEEAERQAKGETLTTAEAIYGEDINDNARPENFFDPNAEFEGGEDNA; this comes from the coding sequence ATGGAAGTCATTCTCCTCGAGCGCATTTCCCGCCTCGGCCAGATGGGCGACACCGTCAAGGTCAGAGACGGATTCGCCCGCAACTTCCTGCTGCCGCAGGGCAAGGCGCTGCGCGCCAACGAAGCCAACAAGAAGAAGTTCGAGGGCCAGCGCGCCCAGCTCGAAGCCCGCAACCTCGAGCGCAAGTCGGAGGCCAGCCAGGTCGCCGAGAAGCTCGACGGCAAGAGCTTCATCGTCGTGCGCTCGGCCGGCGAGACCGGCCAGCTCTACGGCTCGGTGTCGACCCGCGACATCGCCGAACTCTTGACCGCCGAGGGCTTCTCCGTCAGCCGCAACCAGATCGAGCTCAACCAGCCGATCAAGACCATCGGCCTCTCCAATGTGGCGATCGCGCTGCACCCGGAAGTCGAGGTCACCGTGACGCTCAACGTCGCCCGCTCGGCCGAAGAGGCGGAGCGCCAGGCCAAGGGCGAGACGCTGACGACGGCCGAAGCCATCTATGGCGAGGACATCAACGACAACGCCCGGCCGGAGAACTTCTTCGACCCGAACGCCGAGTTCGAAGGCGGTGAAGACAACGCCTGA
- a CDS encoding alpha/beta fold hydrolase, which yields MRAPIFRIISAVSAAVVGVLGYLVLWPIPAEPVAWSTPTAPGYTGVYALNTRLADLHTVGIGSEFGPEHIAIGPDNRLYTAMTSGDLVRMDLDGGNQQVFANTGGRVLGFDFDRNGLMIAADAMKGLIAIAGDGSVTLLGDHVSPDDPIGYANSVVVAADGMVYFTDSSTRFSPAHYGNTLEASILDIMEQSATGRVLAYDPASRTIRIVAHGLSFANGVVLLGDGHTLFVSETGRYRIWRIDGHARDLDVKSGSPQAGIVLDNLPGYPDNLMRGRDGRIWVGLFRPRNPAADSLAGSPFMRKILLRLPRFLLPAGQRYGHVFAINENGQVTEDLQDPTGAYPETTGATETADRLYIHSLHAPVLGWTELRARNLKSAFLASYLPRRRSLPNRGQIKETAMSMKTAITAAALSTAGMISAAHAQDAPSIVLVHGAWANGSSWVEVVPLLQQHRLHVVALHNPESSFEADVAATRRVIDDQPGKVILVGHSYGGAVITEAGNNDKVKALVYVAAFAPAPGQSVNAIVGAAPQPPAWQGEIHADAQGWLTWSADGMAKYFAPDIAPKAAALLAATQAPLFSGAFDGKVTAAAYTSKPSWYVVADNDQIIPPQLQQIFADRMKATTIHVASSHVAMLSQPQVVADAILAAVEGTR from the coding sequence ATGCGCGCACCGATCTTCCGTATCATCTCGGCCGTTTCCGCCGCGGTGGTCGGCGTTCTGGGTTACCTTGTCCTTTGGCCGATCCCGGCTGAGCCTGTTGCGTGGTCGACGCCGACGGCGCCTGGCTACACCGGCGTGTATGCGCTCAATACACGTCTCGCCGACCTTCACACCGTCGGCATCGGCAGCGAGTTCGGGCCGGAGCACATCGCGATCGGCCCGGACAACAGGCTTTATACCGCGATGACAAGCGGCGACCTGGTGCGGATGGACCTCGACGGCGGCAATCAGCAGGTCTTTGCCAATACGGGTGGGCGGGTTCTCGGCTTCGACTTCGACCGCAACGGTCTGATGATCGCCGCGGATGCAATGAAGGGGCTGATCGCCATCGCCGGCGACGGCAGCGTGACCCTTCTTGGCGACCACGTCAGTCCGGACGACCCCATCGGTTACGCTAATTCCGTTGTTGTTGCTGCCGACGGCATGGTCTATTTCACCGACTCCAGCACGCGCTTTTCCCCGGCACACTACGGCAACACGCTCGAGGCAAGCATTCTTGACATCATGGAGCAGTCCGCGACCGGACGCGTGCTTGCCTATGATCCGGCTTCGCGAACGATACGCATCGTGGCGCACGGTCTCTCCTTCGCCAACGGCGTCGTGCTCCTCGGTGATGGGCACACCCTGTTCGTCAGCGAGACCGGCCGCTATCGCATCTGGCGCATAGACGGGCATGCTCGCGACCTCGACGTCAAGAGCGGGTCGCCACAGGCCGGCATCGTGCTCGACAATCTCCCCGGCTATCCGGACAACCTGATGCGCGGCCGCGACGGGCGCATCTGGGTCGGTCTGTTCAGGCCGCGCAACCCGGCAGCCGATTCCCTCGCCGGCAGTCCTTTCATGCGTAAGATATTGCTGCGGCTTCCCCGCTTCCTGCTGCCCGCCGGCCAACGCTACGGGCACGTCTTCGCCATCAATGAGAACGGCCAGGTCACCGAGGACCTTCAGGATCCGACCGGCGCTTATCCCGAAACCACCGGCGCGACCGAAACGGCGGACCGGCTCTACATCCACAGCCTGCATGCTCCGGTGCTCGGCTGGACCGAGTTGCGAGCGCGTAATCTGAAGTCCGCGTTCCTTGCATCTTATCTGCCACGCCGCCGGTCGCTTCCAAACCGGGGCCAAATTAAGGAGACTGCCATGTCCATGAAGACTGCAATCACTGCCGCCGCACTCAGCACTGCCGGCATGATCTCGGCCGCGCACGCCCAAGACGCGCCGTCCATCGTGCTTGTGCACGGTGCCTGGGCCAACGGATCGAGCTGGGTGGAAGTGGTGCCACTGTTGCAGCAGCACCGTCTTCACGTCGTCGCCCTCCACAACCCCGAGTCCTCGTTTGAGGCCGACGTCGCCGCAACGCGCCGCGTCATCGACGATCAGCCGGGCAAGGTTATCCTCGTCGGCCATTCCTATGGCGGCGCCGTCATTACCGAAGCCGGGAACAACGATAAGGTGAAGGCGCTCGTCTATGTCGCCGCTTTCGCGCCGGCGCCTGGACAATCGGTCAACGCCATCGTCGGGGCTGCGCCGCAGCCACCGGCATGGCAAGGTGAAATCCATGCCGATGCGCAGGGATGGCTCACCTGGTCGGCGGATGGGATGGCGAAGTACTTCGCGCCCGATATCGCCCCGAAGGCCGCGGCGCTGCTGGCCGCCACCCAGGCGCCGTTGTTCTCGGGGGCCTTCGACGGGAAGGTGACCGCGGCCGCCTACACGTCCAAGCCGAGCTGGTACGTCGTCGCCGACAACGATCAGATCATACCGCCGCAGCTGCAGCAGATTTTCGCCGACAGGATGAAGGCGACGACCATCCATGTGGCGTCCAGCCACGTGGCGATGCTGTCCCAGCCGCAGGTGGTGGCCGATGCGATCCTCGCGGCCGTCGAGGGGACCCGGTAA
- the rpsF gene encoding 30S ribosomal protein S6 — MALYEHVFLARQDLSQQQVDALVEQYKGVITANGGSVGRIENWGLKSLTYRVKKNRKAYYTLMDITCPPAALNEMERQMGLSEDVLRFLTIKVEAHEEGPSAMMQKREERSERGGFGDRDRGDRPSRGFGDRDRGDRGPRSFDGERGPRRPREAVEGGAE; from the coding sequence ATGGCTCTTTACGAACATGTGTTTCTTGCCCGGCAGGACCTGTCGCAGCAGCAGGTCGATGCGCTTGTCGAACAGTACAAGGGCGTCATCACCGCCAATGGCGGATCGGTCGGCCGGATCGAGAACTGGGGGCTGAAGTCCCTCACCTACCGGGTCAAGAAGAACCGGAAGGCTTACTACACGCTGATGGACATCACCTGCCCGCCGGCCGCGCTCAACGAAATGGAGCGGCAGATGGGCCTGTCGGAAGACGTGCTGCGCTTCCTCACCATCAAGGTCGAGGCGCATGAGGAAGGTCCCTCGGCGATGATGCAGAAGCGCGAAGAGCGCTCCGAGCGCGGCGGCTTCGGCGACCGCGACCGTGGCGACCGTCCGTCGCGCGGCTTCGGCGACCGTGATCGCGGCGATCGCGGCCCGCGCAGCTTCGATGGCGAGCGCGGTCCGCGCCGTCCGCGCGAAGCCGTTGAAGGAGGTGCAGAATAA
- a CDS encoding winged helix-turn-helix domain-containing protein, protein MTASLASSDYQSYAFGPFRLISERRLLFRDGQPVRIGGRALDILTVLVERAGETVGKRELIARVWPNLVVEESNLKVNMNALRRALGEGTGSSRYIATVVGRGYRFVSPIHIRRFSNRDIPSNEVSPVRHNLAARTTRIIGRDSVIEAIQAELREARIVSIVGPGGIGKTSVARAVAERTLAAGRSDVWLIDLSSLSDADLVPSAIATAIGLTAHSANMLESLSEYLRDQDMLLILDSCEHVIDAVASVVDRIVAGAANLRILATSREPLRVSGERVRRLPGLAAPEGSHTLSAEEALTFPAVQLFVERATDRDETFGLSDADAPAVAEICRRLDGLALAIELAAIHVGTLGVRGLLSVLDDRFRVLETRRGGPARHRTLFATIDWSYARLSEPEQRLMRRLSVFAGAFNLESACAVALDAGMDRSGMIADLSELVSKSLISAELRDAEMEYRQLDSTRAYSLEKLAECGELDGARRRHAQHCLELLAVAKDDIDRLPRQEWMASYAGKVDDVRAALRWTFSKPDSNALSVGLTVAAIPFGKQMSLIQECRMAVERALGESLAEYRSVRDDLLLNLTLGATLLHALGPLQRVKEALGKALRIAEDLCDADMELECLRGLSEYELWTGDSRSALALAERIRALESKGRQEAAGDADAQAGAALSWLGALGIARQRLESIVHKPAIVDRRSDAVRFDFDQRLIARGSLATVMWLQGYADQALETARRQLEDAEASNYAVSLCSALLHGSAMIAMYVRDYAAARNFMDRGIEHARRHGLTIWRAMVIGGSSRLNLYLGQKLNLAHLRDNLAEVRDGGFRMRYPNYLTNYGEALARQGDLDGGLAAIDEAMAISRSNGQVVGIPEMLRIKGNVIRFQAPDRWQEAIAIYEESVELARRDQALGWELRSAMSLVKLWRLHGGNAAAEAALASCFGRFTEGYSTGDLRQAQVLMASRPAE, encoded by the coding sequence ATGACTGCGAGTCTGGCCAGCAGCGACTATCAATCCTATGCATTCGGGCCATTCCGGCTGATATCCGAGCGACGGCTGCTGTTCCGCGACGGCCAGCCGGTGCGCATCGGCGGCCGGGCTCTCGACATCCTGACCGTGCTGGTCGAGCGGGCCGGTGAAACTGTCGGCAAACGCGAGCTGATCGCGCGGGTCTGGCCCAATCTGGTGGTCGAGGAAAGCAACCTCAAGGTCAACATGAACGCACTGCGCCGCGCGCTCGGCGAAGGTACGGGATCGTCGCGATACATTGCAACGGTCGTCGGGCGCGGCTATCGTTTCGTCAGCCCCATCCACATCCGGCGATTCTCCAACCGGGACATCCCATCCAATGAAGTGTCGCCGGTGCGGCACAATCTGGCCGCCCGGACCACACGCATCATCGGCCGGGATTCCGTCATCGAAGCGATCCAGGCCGAACTGCGGGAGGCGCGGATCGTATCGATCGTCGGGCCCGGAGGTATCGGCAAGACCAGCGTCGCCCGTGCCGTCGCCGAACGGACCCTGGCCGCCGGCCGTTCCGATGTCTGGCTGATCGATCTGTCCTCGCTCAGCGATGCCGATCTCGTCCCGAGTGCCATCGCCACGGCCATCGGCTTGACGGCGCATTCGGCGAACATGCTCGAGTCGCTCAGCGAATATCTGCGTGATCAGGATATGCTCTTGATCCTCGACAGCTGCGAGCATGTCATCGACGCGGTGGCATCTGTTGTCGATCGCATCGTCGCAGGAGCGGCCAATCTCAGGATCCTCGCGACGAGCCGGGAACCGTTGCGCGTAAGCGGAGAACGCGTCCGCCGTCTGCCCGGGCTCGCGGCGCCGGAGGGATCGCACACCCTCAGTGCGGAAGAGGCCCTCACCTTCCCTGCCGTTCAGCTCTTCGTCGAGCGCGCCACCGATCGCGACGAGACGTTCGGCTTGAGCGATGCCGACGCCCCGGCCGTTGCTGAAATCTGCCGCCGGCTCGACGGCCTGGCGCTCGCGATCGAGCTCGCGGCCATCCATGTCGGCACATTGGGCGTCCGTGGACTGCTCAGCGTGTTGGACGACCGTTTTCGCGTCCTTGAGACCCGCCGCGGCGGACCCGCACGGCATCGCACCCTGTTTGCGACCATCGACTGGAGCTATGCTCGTTTGTCGGAGCCAGAACAGAGGCTGATGCGCCGGCTGTCGGTCTTCGCCGGCGCGTTCAATCTCGAGTCCGCCTGCGCCGTCGCACTGGATGCCGGGATGGATCGGAGTGGCATGATTGCCGATCTCTCCGAGCTCGTGTCCAAATCCCTGATCTCGGCCGAGCTTCGCGATGCCGAAATGGAATACCGCCAACTCGACTCCACACGCGCCTACTCGCTCGAAAAACTCGCGGAATGTGGCGAGCTCGATGGGGCTCGCCGGCGGCACGCGCAGCATTGCCTCGAACTGCTCGCGGTGGCAAAAGACGACATCGACCGGCTGCCGCGCCAAGAATGGATGGCCAGCTATGCCGGCAAGGTCGACGATGTGCGCGCGGCGTTGCGCTGGACGTTCTCGAAACCGGACAGCAATGCCTTGAGCGTAGGGCTGACGGTAGCGGCAATTCCCTTCGGCAAGCAGATGTCGTTGATCCAAGAATGCCGCATGGCCGTCGAACGGGCACTGGGTGAGAGCCTCGCGGAGTACCGAAGCGTTCGCGACGACCTGCTCTTGAACCTGACGCTAGGCGCCACCCTTCTTCATGCGCTCGGGCCGTTGCAAAGGGTGAAAGAGGCCCTCGGCAAGGCGCTTCGCATCGCCGAGGATCTGTGCGACGCGGACATGGAGCTCGAATGCCTGCGCGGGCTCTCGGAATACGAGCTTTGGACCGGCGACTCGCGATCCGCCTTGGCGCTCGCCGAGAGGATCCGCGCCCTGGAAAGCAAAGGGCGACAGGAAGCGGCCGGAGATGCCGATGCCCAGGCCGGCGCCGCGCTATCCTGGCTTGGCGCGCTCGGCATCGCGCGGCAACGGCTCGAAAGCATCGTCCACAAGCCTGCGATTGTCGATCGCCGCTCGGACGCGGTGCGCTTCGATTTCGACCAAAGGCTCATCGCCCGCGGCTCGCTCGCGACGGTGATGTGGCTGCAGGGCTATGCCGACCAGGCGCTCGAGACCGCGCGGCGCCAACTCGAGGACGCGGAGGCTTCGAACTATGCGGTGTCGCTATGTTCCGCGCTGCTGCACGGCTCGGCTATGATCGCTATGTATGTGCGGGATTACGCAGCCGCCAGGAACTTCATGGATCGGGGCATCGAGCATGCCCGGCGTCATGGACTGACGATCTGGAGAGCGATGGTGATAGGCGGGAGCAGCCGGCTCAACCTGTATCTAGGCCAGAAACTCAACCTGGCACATCTTCGCGACAACCTTGCCGAAGTGCGCGATGGCGGCTTCCGGATGCGCTATCCCAACTACCTGACAAATTACGGCGAGGCTCTGGCCCGGCAGGGCGACCTCGACGGCGGCCTCGCCGCCATCGACGAAGCCATGGCCATATCGAGAAGCAACGGTCAGGTCGTCGGTATCCCCGAAATGCTGCGAATCAAGGGCAATGTCATCCGCTTCCAAGCGCCCGACCGTTGGCAGGAAGCGATCGCGATCTACGAGGAATCGGTCGAGCTGGCCCGTCGCGACCAAGCACTCGGCTGGGAGCTGCGGTCGGCCATGAGCCTGGTCAAGCTTTGGCGCCTGCATGGCGGGAACGCGGCCGCCGAGGCGGCGCTTGCGTCGTGCTTCGGCCGCTTCACCGAAGGATACTCGACAGGCGACCTGCGCCAGGCGCAAGTCCTCATGGCATCGCGGCCGGCAGAATAA
- a CDS encoding cyclopropane-fatty-acyl-phospholipid synthase family protein, which yields MNILLKRILDRLVRTGNLKVTGPKGSTVTFGDGSGEPVHMHIKTTHAERAISFDPMLAVPEAYMDGELDILEGGVLGMMRIAFQNMGSGGIDATWSKAIEGLRHAFRRLQQINTASRSRRNVQRHYDLSGELYKLFLDEDMQYSCAYFEQPDMTLDEAQVAKKRHIAAKLRLKPGQTVLDIGSGWGGLGLYLAKTFDVDVQGVTLSTEQHGVATDRAHALGLQDRVHFDLKDYRALNERFDRIVSVGMFEHVGVNHYRTFFDKSATLLKPDGVMLLHTIGRSGVPWATSAFIRKYIFPGGYIPALSEVMPAIEKSGLVVTDIEMLRLHYAETLKHWGMRFAANRDKAKAIYDERFCRMWEFYLAASEAAFRWQDLVIFQIQLAKKNDTLPMTRDYMAKCEKALELRDMGHQEPAPAAARKPTRRKKVE from the coding sequence ATGAATATTCTACTGAAGCGCATTCTCGACCGCCTGGTGCGCACGGGCAATCTCAAGGTCACCGGGCCGAAGGGCTCGACAGTCACTTTCGGCGATGGCAGCGGCGAACCCGTGCACATGCACATCAAGACCACGCATGCCGAGCGCGCCATCAGCTTCGATCCGATGCTGGCCGTACCCGAGGCCTATATGGACGGCGAGCTCGACATCCTCGAGGGTGGGGTGCTGGGCATGATGCGCATCGCTTTCCAGAACATGGGCAGCGGCGGCATCGACGCCACGTGGTCGAAGGCGATCGAGGGTCTGCGCCACGCGTTCCGTCGCCTGCAGCAGATCAACACCGCCTCGCGCTCGCGCCGCAACGTGCAGCGCCACTACGACCTTTCCGGCGAGCTCTACAAGCTCTTCCTCGACGAGGACATGCAATATTCCTGCGCCTATTTCGAACAGCCCGACATGACGCTGGACGAAGCGCAGGTCGCCAAGAAGCGCCACATCGCCGCCAAGCTGAGGCTTAAGCCCGGCCAGACGGTGCTCGACATCGGCTCGGGCTGGGGCGGTCTCGGACTTTATCTCGCCAAGACTTTCGACGTCGACGTACAGGGTGTGACGCTGTCCACCGAGCAGCATGGCGTCGCCACCGACCGCGCGCATGCGCTGGGCCTGCAGGACCGGGTGCATTTCGACCTCAAGGACTATCGCGCGCTCAACGAACGCTTCGACCGCATCGTCTCGGTCGGCATGTTCGAACATGTCGGCGTCAACCATTACCGCACCTTCTTCGACAAGTCGGCGACGCTCTTGAAGCCCGACGGCGTGATGCTGCTCCACACCATCGGCCGTTCCGGCGTGCCGTGGGCGACCAGCGCCTTCATCCGCAAATACATCTTCCCGGGCGGCTACATCCCGGCACTTTCCGAGGTGATGCCAGCAATCGAGAAGTCGGGTTTGGTGGTCACCGACATCGAGATGCTCAGGCTGCATTATGCCGAGACGCTGAAGCACTGGGGCATGCGCTTTGCCGCCAACCGCGACAAGGCCAAGGCGATCTACGACGAGCGTTTCTGCCGCATGTGGGAGTTCTATCTCGCCGCCTCGGAAGCCGCCTTCCGCTGGCAGGATCTGGTCATCTTCCAGATTCAACTCGCCAAGAAGAACGACACGCTGCCGATGACGCGCGACTACATGGCCAAATGCGAGAAGGCGCTGGAGCTGCGCGACATGGGCCACCAGGAGCCGGCGCCTGCCGCCGCCAGGAAGCCGACCCGCCGCAAGAAGGTCGAGTAG
- a CDS encoding YnfA family protein — MTYLIYIAAALAEIGGCFSFWAWWRLEKSPLWLAPGLVSLALFGFLLALVDTNAAGRAYAAYGGIYIAASLAWLWLAEGVRPDRWDLGGAALCVVGASVILLAPRA; from the coding sequence ATGACCTATCTGATCTACATCGCAGCGGCGCTTGCCGAGATCGGCGGCTGCTTTTCGTTCTGGGCCTGGTGGCGGCTGGAAAAATCGCCGCTCTGGCTGGCGCCGGGTCTGGTGTCGCTGGCGCTGTTCGGCTTCCTTTTGGCGCTGGTCGACACGAACGCCGCCGGGCGCGCCTATGCAGCCTATGGCGGCATCTACATCGCCGCCTCGCTTGCCTGGCTCTGGCTGGCCGAAGGCGTGCGGCCCGACCGCTGGGATCTTGGCGGCGCAGCACTCTGCGTCGTCGGCGCCTCGGTCATCCTGCTCGCGCCCAGAGCATGA
- a CDS encoding MFS transporter gives MGNAIADNDLPGSGRPVSGAAGWYAVVVLCLALLVSFTDRLVINLVVDPIRAGLELTDFEISLLQGAGFAVIFALAGVPCGRLADRANRRNVIMAGITLWSAATIGCGLAPDFPTFFAARVSVGLGEAALVPAASSLIIDSFSPRLRGTALGVFSLGATFGTGTALFVGGVVLAWSSAGLLAPIPFIGPLAPWRQLFVLVGISGLFLLPLFLLVPEPARHHRSGLLPIAGVLRRLGAGNGAVLRVCLVKGVLGIGDYALISWLPTLLQRSHGMSPLEAGGLIALSITASGVVASVGGGLLSDLFVRRWGVPTRVVLLLGCYALTIAGASTSFFAATEQQIALAFAGWALGSIGGYVIGHVVMQESVPNEMRATTIALSLTVTALLGIGLGPSLVPLVAVHILGGEASLQPAMATVSLAAALLALVVIWPPVRKGLAALRNEALRAAA, from the coding sequence GTGGGAAACGCAATCGCCGACAATGACCTGCCAGGCTCGGGCCGGCCTGTGTCGGGCGCTGCCGGCTGGTACGCGGTCGTCGTTCTATGCCTGGCGCTGCTGGTGTCTTTCACCGACCGTTTGGTCATCAACCTCGTGGTCGATCCGATCCGCGCAGGGCTGGAACTGACCGACTTTGAAATCAGTCTGCTGCAGGGTGCCGGATTTGCAGTGATCTTCGCGCTGGCCGGCGTGCCATGTGGACGCCTCGCCGATCGCGCGAACCGTCGCAACGTGATCATGGCCGGCATCACGCTCTGGTCGGCGGCGACCATCGGCTGCGGCCTGGCCCCCGACTTTCCGACTTTCTTCGCGGCGCGAGTTTCGGTTGGTCTCGGCGAGGCGGCGTTGGTCCCGGCTGCCTCTTCGCTCATAATCGACTCGTTCTCGCCCCGGCTCCGGGGTACTGCGCTTGGCGTGTTTTCGCTCGGCGCGACATTCGGCACGGGGACCGCGCTGTTCGTGGGCGGGGTGGTGCTGGCCTGGAGTTCGGCCGGATTGCTGGCGCCGATACCGTTTATCGGGCCTCTTGCGCCGTGGCGGCAGCTCTTCGTCCTGGTAGGGATATCAGGCCTGTTTTTGCTGCCGCTGTTTCTGCTCGTGCCCGAACCGGCGCGACATCACAGATCGGGCCTGCTGCCGATTGCAGGCGTGCTGCGCCGGCTTGGCGCCGGAAACGGCGCGGTGCTTCGGGTGTGCCTGGTCAAGGGAGTGCTCGGCATCGGCGACTACGCTTTGATCTCGTGGCTGCCAACCTTGCTGCAACGGTCGCACGGTATGAGTCCGCTGGAGGCTGGTGGGCTGATAGCCTTGTCGATCACGGCGAGCGGCGTCGTCGCTTCCGTTGGCGGTGGTCTCCTGTCCGACCTGTTCGTTCGGCGCTGGGGCGTGCCCACACGCGTCGTGCTGCTCCTCGGTTGCTACGCGCTGACGATTGCCGGAGCTTCGACCAGCTTCTTCGCCGCCACGGAGCAACAAATCGCGCTCGCCTTCGCGGGGTGGGCCTTGGGCTCGATCGGTGGCTATGTGATCGGGCACGTGGTCATGCAGGAAAGCGTGCCCAACGAAATGCGTGCCACGACGATCGCGCTGTCGCTGACCGTCACGGCGCTGCTCGGCATTGGGCTCGGGCCGTCGCTGGTGCCCCTGGTGGCCGTCCACATCCTTGGCGGCGAGGCCAGCTTGCAGCCGGCCATGGCGACCGTGAGCCTCGCGGCGGCGCTGCTTGCCTTAGTCGTGATCTGGCCTCCGGTCCGAAAAGGGCTGGCGGCGCTTCGCAATGAGGCCCTGAGAGCGGCTGCTTGA
- the rpsR gene encoding 30S ribosomal protein S18, with protein MVDINQIPTRRPFHRRRKTCPFSGANAPKIDYKDVRLLQRYISERGKIVPSRITAVSQKKQRELAKAIKRARFLGLLPYVVR; from the coding sequence ATGGTCGACATCAACCAGATCCCGACCCGGCGCCCGTTCCATCGCCGCCGCAAGACCTGCCCGTTCTCCGGCGCCAACGCCCCGAAGATCGACTACAAGGACGTGCGCCTGCTGCAGCGCTACATTTCCGAGCGCGGCAAGATCGTGCCGTCGCGCATCACCGCCGTCAGCCAGAAGAAGCAGCGCGAGCTCGCCAAGGCGATCAAGCGCGCCCGCTTCCTCGGCCTGCTGCCCTACGTGGTTCGCTAA